A genomic window from Streptococcus sanguinis includes:
- a CDS encoding HAD family hydrolase: protein MKFVFDLDGTLSFDYMTIDEEIKQVLLTAPQFGHEVLFASARSYRDCLGLLGPELSQQIVIGLNGGVAYQKRQLIFERQLHQSSYQAILDICLTYNLPFFVDNTFDYSGQILEKIPFIASVDPLKRARRLELTELQHPIKLVIYMGNHEQLLDDLQARFANLPNLSLDYHEHEKCFYINPAETNKASTVKELCGSDYVAFGNDQNDIQLFKNSLYAVQVGDFSGLSDYADEQVAFQENLPKAVAARILQKFADFRRK from the coding sequence ATGAAATTTGTTTTTGATTTGGATGGGACCTTGTCCTTTGATTATATGACGATTGATGAGGAGATTAAGCAGGTTCTGCTAACGGCTCCTCAGTTTGGGCATGAAGTTCTGTTTGCTTCGGCGCGTTCTTATCGAGATTGTCTAGGACTATTGGGGCCGGAACTGAGCCAGCAGATAGTGATTGGCCTGAACGGCGGAGTAGCTTATCAGAAGAGACAGCTGATATTTGAGCGTCAGCTTCATCAGTCAAGTTATCAAGCCATTCTAGACATTTGTTTGACCTATAATTTACCTTTTTTCGTTGATAATACTTTTGACTACAGCGGCCAGATTTTAGAAAAAATCCCTTTTATTGCCAGTGTAGATCCTCTCAAGCGGGCAAGACGGCTGGAACTGACTGAACTCCAGCATCCTATTAAGCTTGTTATTTACATGGGGAATCATGAGCAGCTCTTAGACGATTTACAGGCTCGTTTTGCAAACTTGCCCAATCTGAGTCTAGACTATCATGAACATGAGAAATGTTTTTATATCAATCCGGCTGAAACCAATAAAGCTTCAACTGTAAAGGAACTTTGCGGATCAGATTATGTGGCTTTTGGTAATGATCAAAATGATATCCAGCTCTTTAAGAATTCTCTCTACGCTGTGCAGGTTGGGGATTTCTCAGGCTTGAGCGATTATGCGGATGAGCAGGTCGCCTTTCAGGAAAATTTACCCAAGGCAGTCGCAGCAAGAATCTTACAAAAATTTGCAGATTTCCGAAGAAAATAA
- a CDS encoding bifunctional methylenetetrahydrofolate dehydrogenase/methenyltetrahydrofolate cyclohydrolase: MAQIIDGRGLAEKLQKKLAEKTARLKEKTGQVPGLVVIVVGNNPASQIYVRNKERSALAAGFRSKIERLPEETSQEELLSLIEIYNQNPDWHGILVQLPLPEHIDDEAVLLAIDPDKDVDGFHPLNMGKLWSGHPVMIPATPAGIMAMFHEYGVELEGKRAVVIGRSNIVGKPMAQLLLAKNATVTLTHSRTHNLAKTAKRADILVVAIGRGYFVTKDFVKEGAVVIDVGMNRDENGKLIGDVKFDEVAEIASLITPVPGGVGPMTITMLMEQTYQAFKRSLES; the protein is encoded by the coding sequence ATGGCGCAGATTATTGATGGTAGAGGTTTGGCAGAGAAGCTTCAGAAAAAATTAGCCGAAAAAACGGCTCGCCTCAAAGAAAAGACAGGTCAGGTACCGGGCTTGGTAGTGATTGTGGTGGGAAATAATCCAGCCAGTCAAATCTACGTGCGTAATAAAGAGCGCTCTGCCTTGGCTGCTGGCTTTCGGAGTAAGATAGAACGTCTGCCAGAAGAGACCAGCCAAGAAGAGCTCTTGAGCTTGATTGAAATTTATAATCAAAATCCTGATTGGCATGGCATTTTAGTCCAGTTGCCCTTGCCTGAGCATATTGATGATGAAGCTGTGCTGCTGGCCATTGATCCAGACAAGGATGTTGATGGCTTTCATCCGCTTAACATGGGCAAGCTATGGAGCGGCCATCCAGTTATGATTCCAGCTACTCCTGCAGGCATTATGGCAATGTTCCATGAATATGGTGTTGAACTAGAAGGCAAGCGAGCGGTCGTCATCGGGCGGAGTAATATTGTTGGTAAGCCCATGGCTCAGCTCCTTTTAGCTAAGAATGCGACAGTGACCCTAACGCATTCGCGGACCCACAATCTAGCTAAGACTGCTAAGCGGGCAGATATTTTAGTGGTGGCTATCGGTCGTGGATATTTTGTGACCAAGGACTTTGTCAAGGAAGGCGCTGTTGTCATTGATGTCGGTATGAACCGAGATGAAAATGGCAAGCTGATTGGCGATGTTAAGTTTGATGAAGTTGCTGAAATTGCTAGTCTGATTACCCCTGTACCTGGAGGTGTTGGGCCTATGACCATTACCATGCTGATGGAGCAGACCTACCAGGCCTTTAAACGGAGTCTTGAATCATGA
- a CDS encoding DUF1797 family protein produces MESHLVRIINRLEAMAKDGGNLKRNFEREGVVVAEVAYSYDEENGSVFTLRDVAARETYTFDSIDLIAMEIYELLY; encoded by the coding sequence ATGGAATCACATTTAGTTAGAATTATCAACCGCTTAGAAGCTATGGCTAAGGATGGCGGAAATTTGAAACGTAATTTTGAGCGTGAAGGAGTGGTTGTAGCAGAAGTAGCTTACAGTTACGACGAAGAAAACGGCTCTGTCTTCACCTTGCGTGACGTTGCAGCGCGTGAGACCTATACTTTCGACAGCATCGATTTGATTGCAATGGAAATTTATGAATTACTCTACTAA
- a CDS encoding AAA family ATPase — protein MLCQNCKINESTIHLYTNVNGHKQQVDLCQNCYQIMKTDPEHSLFGGIANTNNHGTDPIDDFFNSLSNFQQPQEPTTPPTQSGGAYGGGGGYGSNPSKGGQPQPSPQKPKGLLEEFGINVTELARRGEIDPVIGRDEEIVRVIEILNRRTKNNPVLIGEPGVGKTAVVEGLAQKIVDGDVPHKLQGKEVIRLDVVSLVQGTGIRGQFEERMQKLIDEIRSRQDVILFIDEIHEIVGAGSAGDGNMDAGNILKPALARGELQMVGATTLNEYRIIEKDAALERRMQPVKVDEPTVEETITILKGIQKKYEDYHHVKYTDAAIEAAALLSNRYIQDRFLPDKAIDLLDEAGSKMNLTLNFVDPKVIDQRLIEAENLKAKATRDEDFEKAAYFRDQIAKYKELQQTSVLDKDTPIISEKTIEHIVEQKTNIPVGDLKEKEQSQLVNLASDLKAHVIGQDDAVDKIAKAIRRNRVGLGSPNRPIGSFLFVGPTGVGKTELSKQLAIELFGSADSMIRFDMSEYMEKHSVAKLVGAPPGYVGYDEAGQLTERVRRNPYSLILLDEVEKAHPDVMHMFLQVLDDGRLTDGQGRTVSFKDTIIIMTSNAGTGKAEASVGFGAAREGRTNSVLGELGNFFSPEFMNRFDGIIEFQALSKDNLLQIVNLMLDDVNQRLATNDIHLDVTEKVKEKLVDLGYDPKMGARPLRRTIQDHIEDAITDFYLENPSEKDLKAIMTSNGKILIKSAKKTESAESVNSSQEEK, from the coding sequence ATGCTTTGCCAAAATTGTAAAATCAATGAATCCACAATTCACCTTTATACCAACGTAAATGGCCATAAACAGCAGGTGGATTTGTGCCAAAACTGCTACCAAATCATGAAAACAGACCCTGAACATTCCTTGTTCGGCGGAATTGCTAATACCAACAATCACGGAACAGATCCTATCGATGACTTCTTTAACAGCCTCAGCAATTTTCAACAGCCTCAGGAACCAACTACTCCTCCTACCCAATCTGGCGGAGCCTATGGAGGCGGTGGCGGCTACGGCTCCAATCCTAGCAAGGGTGGTCAGCCTCAGCCAAGTCCGCAAAAGCCAAAAGGCCTGCTGGAAGAGTTTGGTATCAACGTGACTGAGTTGGCTCGCCGAGGCGAGATTGATCCTGTTATTGGCCGTGATGAAGAAATCGTCCGTGTCATTGAAATCCTCAACCGCCGCACCAAAAACAATCCTGTTCTCATAGGAGAGCCAGGAGTCGGAAAAACAGCCGTGGTGGAAGGCTTGGCCCAGAAAATTGTTGATGGTGATGTGCCTCATAAACTCCAAGGCAAGGAAGTTATCCGCCTAGACGTTGTCAGCTTAGTACAGGGAACTGGTATCCGTGGCCAATTTGAGGAGAGAATGCAGAAGCTCATTGATGAGATTCGTTCTCGTCAGGATGTCATTCTCTTCATTGATGAAATCCATGAAATTGTCGGAGCAGGCTCTGCTGGCGATGGCAACATGGACGCTGGGAACATTCTCAAACCAGCTCTGGCTCGCGGTGAGCTCCAGATGGTCGGAGCAACCACCCTCAATGAATACCGTATCATCGAGAAGGATGCTGCACTTGAGCGTCGTATGCAGCCAGTTAAGGTAGACGAGCCGACTGTTGAAGAAACCATTACTATCCTCAAAGGGATTCAGAAAAAATACGAGGACTACCATCACGTCAAGTACACAGATGCGGCCATCGAAGCGGCTGCCCTTCTCTCCAACCGCTACATCCAAGATCGCTTCCTGCCAGACAAGGCTATTGACCTCTTGGATGAGGCTGGTTCTAAGATGAATCTGACCCTCAACTTCGTTGATCCCAAGGTCATTGACCAACGTCTGATTGAGGCCGAAAATCTCAAGGCTAAGGCAACCCGCGACGAAGACTTCGAGAAGGCGGCTTACTTCCGTGACCAGATTGCCAAGTACAAGGAACTCCAGCAGACAAGTGTACTGGATAAGGATACTCCGATTATCAGCGAGAAAACGATTGAGCACATCGTCGAGCAAAAGACCAATATCCCAGTTGGCGACCTCAAAGAAAAGGAGCAGTCTCAACTAGTTAATCTCGCCAGCGACCTAAAAGCTCATGTCATCGGTCAAGACGATGCTGTGGATAAGATTGCCAAGGCCATCCGCCGCAACCGAGTTGGACTAGGAAGTCCTAATCGCCCAATCGGCAGCTTCCTCTTTGTCGGACCTACTGGTGTCGGTAAGACTGAGCTGTCTAAGCAACTAGCCATTGAGCTCTTTGGCTCGGCTGACAGCATGATTCGCTTTGATATGAGTGAATACATGGAGAAACACAGCGTGGCCAAGCTGGTCGGTGCCCCTCCGGGCTATGTTGGTTATGATGAAGCTGGTCAATTGACTGAGCGCGTCCGCCGCAATCCATACTCACTCATTCTGCTGGATGAGGTGGAAAAAGCCCATCCCGATGTTATGCACATGTTCCTGCAGGTTCTAGATGATGGCCGCCTGACTGATGGCCAAGGACGGACTGTCAGCTTCAAGGACACCATTATCATCATGACATCCAATGCCGGAACTGGCAAAGCTGAAGCCAGCGTTGGCTTTGGAGCAGCGCGTGAAGGCCGCACCAATTCCGTTTTGGGTGAATTGGGCAACTTCTTCAGTCCTGAGTTTATGAACCGCTTTGACGGCATTATCGAATTCCAGGCGCTTAGCAAGGACAATCTGCTGCAAATCGTCAACCTGATGCTAGACGATGTCAATCAACGTTTGGCAACCAACGACATTCATCTAGATGTTACGGAGAAGGTCAAGGAAAAATTGGTTGACCTGGGCTACGATCCTAAAATGGGGGCTCGCCCACTGCGCCGTACCATTCAGGACCATATCGAAGATGCTATTACTGACTTCTATCTGGAAAATCCAAGCGAAAAAGATCTTAAAGCTATCATGACCAGCAATGGTAAGATTCTCATCAAGTCAGCCAAGAAAACCGAAAGCGCAGAGTCGGTTAATTCATCACAAGAAGAAAAATAA
- a CDS encoding small molecule-binding protein gives MKYEWRKANREIYQIKSEPCLIDVPAQSFIMIDGKGNPNAADFSERVGALYSLAYVIKMNYKKTAAEQEFTDFTVYPLEGLWQQEQVGELIKEELIYTIMIGQPDFVTGEMVKKALEQVRVKKPNPLYDEIRFEEMSEGACVTVLHLGPFDEEPQSFAKMDTFCQNYQLTRISNSHREIYLNNLNRTEPSKLKTILRYKVQKDQ, from the coding sequence ATGAAATATGAATGGAGAAAAGCCAATCGAGAAATATATCAAATCAAGTCTGAACCCTGTCTCATAGATGTTCCTGCCCAGTCTTTTATCATGATTGACGGCAAGGGCAATCCTAATGCTGCTGACTTTTCGGAACGAGTTGGTGCTCTGTACAGCTTAGCCTATGTTATCAAGATGAACTACAAAAAGACAGCGGCCGAGCAAGAATTTACTGATTTTACAGTCTATCCCTTGGAAGGACTTTGGCAGCAAGAGCAAGTAGGAGAACTCATTAAAGAAGAATTGATCTATACTATTATGATTGGGCAGCCGGACTTTGTCACTGGAGAGATGGTGAAAAAGGCTCTGGAACAAGTTCGTGTCAAAAAGCCTAATCCTCTCTATGACGAGATTCGCTTTGAAGAAATGTCGGAAGGAGCGTGTGTCACCGTGTTGCACCTAGGACCTTTTGACGAAGAACCTCAATCCTTCGCTAAAATGGATACCTTTTGCCAGAATTACCAGCTGACACGGATTTCAAACTCTCATAGGGAAATCTATCTCAATAATCTGAATCGGACAGAGCCTAGCAAGCTGAAAACAATTCTGCGCTACAAGGTTCAGAAAGATCAATAA
- a CDS encoding YafY family transcriptional regulator gives MTESRLFKILYLLLEQGRTTAPELASLFEVSIRTIYRDVDKLSLAGIPIYCSPGKGGGIFLMKDFVLDKALFSESERDELLAALQGFQILTDGEQVETLAKLQSLFQVQATSWLEVDFTDWRKKADQKELFDTIKQAILQRRVLSFSYLNGRGEREQRKIEVLKLVFKSQNWYVAGFCRLRQAPRFFKLNRMRDCQMLEERFKQRVLDERFSPEERLRYTVKVFLKFDRKHAFRVYEEFSEAEIEETDGSLYVQTHLPSHDSLYTYLLSFLDGVEIMEPPRLREEFKEKLKAIADIYKS, from the coding sequence ATGACAGAAAGCAGACTTTTTAAAATCTTATATCTTCTTTTAGAGCAAGGCCGCACAACAGCTCCCGAATTAGCCTCACTATTTGAAGTATCCATCCGGACCATCTATCGAGATGTGGATAAGCTGAGTTTGGCAGGAATCCCCATCTATTGCAGCCCAGGCAAGGGCGGGGGTATTTTTCTGATGAAGGATTTTGTCTTAGACAAGGCCTTGTTTTCAGAGTCTGAGAGGGATGAGCTATTAGCTGCTCTTCAAGGCTTCCAGATTTTAACAGATGGCGAGCAAGTAGAGACCTTGGCTAAGCTGCAGTCTTTGTTTCAAGTTCAGGCGACTTCTTGGCTAGAGGTGGATTTCACTGACTGGCGCAAGAAAGCAGATCAGAAAGAACTGTTTGATACCATTAAGCAGGCGATCTTGCAAAGAAGAGTCTTGTCATTTTCTTACTTGAATGGGCGTGGAGAAAGAGAGCAGCGCAAGATAGAGGTGCTGAAGTTAGTATTTAAAAGCCAAAACTGGTATGTTGCTGGCTTTTGTCGTTTAAGACAAGCCCCGCGCTTTTTTAAACTCAACAGAATGAGAGACTGTCAGATGTTAGAGGAACGATTTAAGCAGAGAGTCTTGGATGAGAGATTTAGTCCTGAAGAGCGGCTAAGATATACTGTAAAAGTCTTCTTGAAATTTGACAGGAAGCATGCCTTTCGAGTGTACGAGGAGTTTTCAGAAGCAGAGATAGAGGAGACTGATGGGAGCCTTTATGTCCAAACGCATTTGCCGAGTCACGATAGTCTTTATACCTACTTGCTATCCTTTTTGGATGGAGTTGAAATCATGGAGCCGCCTCGTTTACGGGAAGAATTCAAAGAAAAGTTAAAAGCCATTGCCGATATTTATAAAAGCTGA
- a CDS encoding NUDIX hydrolase, whose translation MTNPTFGEKEANVEYVTRYGVYAVIPDEKKEKIILVQAPNGAWFLPGGEIEGGKNHQTALERELMEELGFTAQLGRYLGQADEYFYSRHRDTYFYNPAYLYEVTSFQEVQKPLEDFNQLAWFPVDEAIEILKRGSHKWGIQAWKNALKA comes from the coding sequence ATGACAAATCCAACCTTTGGTGAAAAGGAAGCAAATGTAGAATATGTGACCCGCTACGGAGTCTATGCCGTTATCCCAGATGAAAAGAAAGAAAAGATTATTTTGGTCCAGGCGCCTAATGGGGCTTGGTTTCTGCCCGGTGGAGAGATTGAAGGGGGGAAAAACCATCAGACTGCCCTTGAACGCGAGCTTATGGAAGAACTTGGATTCACAGCCCAGCTTGGACGCTATCTTGGACAAGCTGATGAATATTTTTACTCCCGCCATCGCGACACCTATTTTTACAACCCAGCCTACCTGTATGAGGTCACCTCTTTCCAAGAAGTCCAAAAACCGCTGGAAGATTTCAATCAGCTTGCCTGGTTCCCAGTCGATGAAGCTATTGAAATACTCAAACGCGGCAGCCATAAATGGGGTATCCAAGCCTGGAAAAATGCGCTTAAAGCTTAA
- a CDS encoding DUF1827 family protein → MKLINTTNSHADLVKSQLESTDAILVEVYSAGNSDVVFTQAPLHYEILISNMHRAVREQEIEKIREFFLKRKIDANAIDRAAIRTIYANNLIEISIPVKQ, encoded by the coding sequence ATGAAGCTTATTAATACAACAAACAGTCATGCTGACCTTGTCAAAAGCCAATTGGAAAGCACCGATGCGATATTAGTCGAAGTTTATTCTGCTGGAAACAGCGATGTTGTTTTTACACAAGCTCCTCTTCACTATGAAATTTTGATTTCAAACATGCACCGTGCTGTACGCGAACAGGAAATCGAAAAAATTAGAGAATTTTTCTTGAAGAGAAAAATTGATGCAAATGCTATTGATAGAGCTGCTATCCGAACGATTTACGCTAATAATCTAATCGAAATTTCCATTCCTGTTAAACAGTAA
- a CDS encoding GNAT family N-acetyltransferase, with translation MWSRKKLTELNPIEFYQILKLRIDTFVVEQGRVYHELDEKDLEAVHVYHANEKGEIDAYARVFEEGEHLVFGRVVTARSVRGQGLGGQLIREILQLCAEKWPGKEIEIEAQEQVAALYEKYGFKAVGQPFIFESTPHITMIYKE, from the coding sequence ATGTGGTCTAGGAAAAAATTAACAGAGTTGAACCCGATAGAATTTTATCAAATCTTAAAATTGCGCATTGACACCTTTGTGGTAGAGCAGGGGCGCGTTTATCATGAACTGGATGAGAAGGACCTAGAAGCAGTGCACGTTTACCATGCTAATGAAAAAGGGGAAATTGATGCTTATGCTCGGGTCTTTGAAGAGGGAGAGCATTTAGTCTTTGGTCGAGTAGTCACAGCCCGGTCTGTACGAGGACAGGGATTGGGAGGACAGCTTATCAGAGAAATCTTGCAATTATGTGCTGAAAAGTGGCCAGGAAAGGAAATTGAAATAGAGGCTCAGGAGCAGGTGGCTGCTCTCTATGAAAAGTATGGCTTCAAGGCGGTTGGTCAACCCTTTATTTTTGAATCGACGCCTCACATTACCATGATCTATAAAGAATAA
- a CDS encoding MarR family transcriptional regulator, whose protein sequence is MYNKCKCNYQGVPMDYRQLFRQMGFISRQAMMQMNQKASNYGLDNNLFLLLIRIVENEGLSQSQLAEMVQIDKTTLSRSLRKLEDRGLIIKKTKVQNKKFKELYPSNQALKLYDQLIGFENTYTSQALQQLTSSELFQLQNILAKIDSPKL, encoded by the coding sequence ATGTATAATAAGTGCAAATGCAACTATCAAGGAGTTCCTATGGATTACCGTCAACTTTTCCGACAAATGGGCTTTATTTCTAGACAGGCCATGATGCAAATGAATCAGAAAGCCAGTAACTACGGCCTAGACAATAATTTGTTTCTACTGCTCATTCGCATCGTCGAGAATGAAGGTCTCAGCCAATCACAACTGGCAGAAATGGTGCAGATTGATAAAACTACGCTCAGCCGCTCGTTACGAAAGCTGGAAGATAGGGGCTTGATTATCAAAAAGACCAAAGTTCAAAATAAAAAGTTCAAAGAGCTCTATCCTAGCAATCAGGCTCTCAAACTCTATGACCAACTGATTGGCTTTGAAAATACCTACACCAGTCAGGCTCTGCAGCAACTGACTTCCTCTGAACTCTTTCAGCTCCAAAATATTCTAGCTAAAATAGACTCTCCTAAGTTATAA
- a CDS encoding ISL3 family transposase encodes MEHIKNTTELLGMKDLNIKITFILQHQTHLEIRARLDYAAPSCPHCGGKMIKYGFQRSSKIPLLDAQGFPTLLRLKKRRFQCKSCHRVTVAETPIVDKNHQISHLVWKKLTQLLTENRANTDIARTLHISVSTVQRKLAQFTFKEDYTKLPEVISWDEFSRNKGKLAFIAQDFETRKIIALLENNRQNTIKNYFYRYPRKVREQVKVVTVDMSGTYIPIIKQLFPKARIVLDRFHIVQHLGKAMMTTRIAIMKTFDKKSLPYRALKNHWRLFQRESRKLSRHRFYSKTFRQTLKPKEIVDKTLQFSEELRYYYDLYQLLLFHFQEKRTTEFFEIIEDNMNLVNSTFKRVFESFLKLKPYITNALQFDYSNAKLEATNKLIKDIKRAAFGFRNFKNFRTKILLALNIQKERTNLVLSRI; translated from the coding sequence ATGGAACACATCAAGAATACCACAGAATTGCTGGGAATGAAAGACTTAAATATCAAAATTACCTTCATCTTGCAGCACCAGACCCATCTTGAAATTCGGGCTAGACTGGATTATGCAGCTCCTTCCTGCCCTCACTGCGGCGGTAAGATGATTAAGTACGGTTTTCAGAGGTCCTCTAAAATCCCACTCTTGGATGCACAAGGGTTTCCAACTCTGCTCCGTCTCAAGAAGCGGCGATTTCAGTGTAAATCTTGTCATCGGGTGACCGTAGCTGAGACACCCATCGTAGACAAGAACCACCAGATTTCACACCTGGTCTGGAAGAAGCTCACCCAGCTCTTGACCGAAAATCGAGCCAATACCGATATTGCCAGAACCCTCCACATCTCCGTCTCAACCGTCCAGAGAAAGCTGGCTCAGTTCACTTTCAAAGAGGATTACACCAAACTTCCCGAGGTCATCTCCTGGGATGAATTTTCTAGGAACAAAGGCAAATTAGCCTTCATTGCACAGGATTTCGAGACCAGGAAAATCATCGCCCTCCTCGAAAACAATCGCCAGAATACCATCAAAAATTATTTCTACCGCTACCCGAGAAAGGTCAGAGAACAGGTCAAAGTCGTGACCGTGGACATGTCTGGCACTTACATTCCAATCATCAAGCAACTATTTCCTAAGGCCAGAATTGTGTTGGATAGGTTTCACATCGTCCAACATCTTGGCAAAGCCATGATGACCACTCGAATCGCTATCATGAAGACCTTTGACAAGAAATCTCTGCCTTATCGTGCGCTGAAAAACCACTGGCGACTATTTCAGAGAGAAAGCAGAAAACTGTCTCGTCATCGCTTTTATTCCAAGACCTTTAGGCAGACCCTAAAGCCTAAGGAAATCGTGGACAAGACACTTCAATTCTCAGAAGAACTCCGTTATTACTACGATCTCTACCAGCTCTTGCTCTTCCATTTCCAAGAGAAACGTACTACAGAATTTTTTGAAATCATCGAAGACAACATGAATCTTGTCAATTCGACCTTCAAAAGAGTTTTTGAGAGCTTCCTAAAACTCAAACCTTACATCACAAATGCACTCCAGTTCGACTATTCCAACGCCAAGCTCGAGGCTACCAACAAGCTCATCAAGGATATCAAACGAGCGGCCTTCGGCTTTCGCAATTTTAAGAACTTTAGAACTAAAATCCTCCTCGCTTTGAACATACAAAAAGAGAGAACCAATTTGGTCCTCTCTCGGATTTAA